From Salinibacter grassmerensis, a single genomic window includes:
- a CDS encoding sulfotransferase domain-containing protein, with product MQFVASYPKSGNTWIRLVAAAYHLSDEELLEFMESHDASADIPVALRYTDAERYQYQAVSPFPLSEMNFSQEVRLRPAAMLVLRREAYMTSTRRPVPIKSHHIHAEIDGIDLWNSVWTDRVVNPVRDPREVCCSFAAHRGMNYEETADLMADSKARMGEERERVHSLISSWSTHVRSWLSADDTPVHSVQYEDLAANPVDEFYNILEFMEAPDLTRDRVKEAVEQTRFDRMQELESEHGFPEKTADQEQFFRSGKTSGWEEELPSDVARKIEDDHGEMMEHLGYL from the coding sequence ATGCAGTTTGTTGCCAGCTACCCGAAGAGCGGAAACACCTGGATTCGGCTCGTCGCCGCCGCGTACCACCTCTCGGACGAAGAGCTTTTGGAGTTCATGGAGTCCCACGATGCCTCCGCGGACATTCCCGTTGCCCTCCGATACACCGATGCGGAGCGGTACCAGTACCAGGCGGTGAGTCCTTTTCCTCTTTCAGAAATGAATTTTTCCCAGGAGGTCCGTCTGCGCCCCGCCGCCATGCTCGTGCTCAGGCGGGAAGCATACATGACCTCAACCCGGCGTCCGGTTCCGATCAAGAGCCATCACATCCACGCGGAGATCGACGGGATTGACCTGTGGAACTCGGTATGGACCGATCGGGTGGTCAATCCGGTCCGCGACCCGCGCGAGGTGTGTTGCTCCTTCGCTGCACACCGGGGCATGAACTATGAGGAGACAGCTGACCTCATGGCCGATTCCAAGGCGCGAATGGGCGAAGAACGGGAACGCGTTCACAGCCTAATCAGCAGCTGGTCCACCCACGTGCGCAGCTGGCTCAGCGCCGACGACACGCCCGTGCACAGCGTGCAGTACGAGGATCTGGCGGCGAACCCCGTCGACGAATTCTACAACATTCTCGAGTTCATGGAGGCGCCCGACCTGACCCGGGATCGCGTGAAAGAGGCCGTTGAGCAGACCCGATTCGACCGGATGCAGGAGCTGGAGTCGGAGCACGGATTCCCCGAAAAAACAGCGGACCAGGAGCAATTCTTCCGCTCCGGAAAGACGAGCGGATGGGAGGAGGAACTCCCCTCCGATGTGGCCCGCAAAATCGAGGACGATCATGGAGAAATGATGGAGCACCTGGGATACCTGTGA